One Chiloscyllium punctatum isolate Juve2018m chromosome 33, sChiPun1.3, whole genome shotgun sequence DNA segment encodes these proteins:
- the LOC140458436 gene encoding dual oxidase maturation factor 2-like isoform X3, which translates to MRWELTQDRVQSPIMTLFNGIRPFYPHDRTAFIFAITLLVVILVFLVFTLTLLIILPGIRGKGRVYSFCRIIVSLFVGAVIVVVNFTGDWAAGFARVSTIYKAFSNEAITAEVGLNIGLAGINVTLRGIPENQLNETIDYNESFLWRFTMNYDEQYNNGLNRGLPHPILYIAEKFQSKSPCLIHDQYRFSGHYATAMMWVAFCAWIITNILFSMPTIVYGGYMALVTSAFMIFGVISFATIQNVSPCIIQFGPTTLKTNFSVSFWLTLATGLPCNTWLTQQYDSFTGQLLKDVKIPLCT; encoded by the exons ATGCGATGGGAG TTGACACAGGATCGTGTGCAATCGCCAATTATGACTCTCTTCAATGGAATTCGACCATTCTATCCCCACGACAGAACAGCGTTCATTTTTGCCATCACCTTACTCGTGGTTATCCTGGTATTCCTGGTGTTTACCCTAACGCTGCTCATTATCCTCCCGGGAATCAGAGGGAAAGGG AGAGTTTACTCCTTCTGCAGAATTATTGTAAGCCTTTTTGTTGGAGCTGTTATTGTAG TGGTGAACTTTACTGGTGACTGGGCAGCTGGATTTGCCAGGGTGAGCACAATTTACAAGGCTTTCAGTAATGAGGCAATCACTGCAGAAGTTGGACTCAACATTGGACTGGCAGGAATTAATGTGACTCTGAGAG GAATCCCTGAGAACCAGCTGAATGAAACCATAGACTACAACGAGAGCTTTCTTTGGAGATTTACAATGAATTATGATGAGCAATATAACAATGGGCTTAATCGAGGGCTTCCACATCCAATTTTGTACATTGCTGAGAAGTTTCAGAGCAAAAGTCCCTGTCTTATTCATGACCAGTACAGGTTCTCTGGACATTATGCAACAGCCATGATGTG GGTGGCATTTTGTGCCTGGATCATCACTAACATTCTCTTCTCCATGCCAACTATTGTGTATGGAGGCTACATGGCATTGGTCACATCGGCATTCATGATCTTTGGAGTCATCTCATTCGCCACTATACAGAATGTATCGCCATGCATCATTCAGTTTggcccaacaacactgaagactAATTTCAGTGTCTCCTTCTGGCTGACATTAGCAACTG GATTACCATGCAACACCTGGCTCACTCAACAGTATGACAGCTTCACTGGGCAACTCCTGAAGGATGTCAAAATTCCACTGTGtacatga
- the LOC140458436 gene encoding dual oxidase maturation factor 1-like isoform X1, whose protein sequence is MRWELTQDRVQSPIMTLFNGIRPFYPHDRTAFIFAITLLVVILVFLVFTLTLLIILPGIRGKGRVYSFCRIIVSLFVGAVIVVVNFTGDWAAGFARVSTIYKAFSNEAITAEVGLNIGLAGINVTLRGIPENQLNETIDYNESFLWRFTMNYDEQYNNGLNRGLPHPILYIAEKFQSKSPCLIHDQYRFSGHYATAMMWVAFCAWIITNILFSMPTIVYGGYMALVTSAFMIFGVISFATIQNVSPCIIQFGPTTLKTNFSVSFWLTLATALLCFILGVIVIIMDHCIPEKLKTFFMLSGEEDDDHQMSIGLISNNFTDDRGDAVYLKKIKNGFKNKDFVVYT, encoded by the exons ATGCGATGGGAG TTGACACAGGATCGTGTGCAATCGCCAATTATGACTCTCTTCAATGGAATTCGACCATTCTATCCCCACGACAGAACAGCGTTCATTTTTGCCATCACCTTACTCGTGGTTATCCTGGTATTCCTGGTGTTTACCCTAACGCTGCTCATTATCCTCCCGGGAATCAGAGGGAAAGGG AGAGTTTACTCCTTCTGCAGAATTATTGTAAGCCTTTTTGTTGGAGCTGTTATTGTAG TGGTGAACTTTACTGGTGACTGGGCAGCTGGATTTGCCAGGGTGAGCACAATTTACAAGGCTTTCAGTAATGAGGCAATCACTGCAGAAGTTGGACTCAACATTGGACTGGCAGGAATTAATGTGACTCTGAGAG GAATCCCTGAGAACCAGCTGAATGAAACCATAGACTACAACGAGAGCTTTCTTTGGAGATTTACAATGAATTATGATGAGCAATATAACAATGGGCTTAATCGAGGGCTTCCACATCCAATTTTGTACATTGCTGAGAAGTTTCAGAGCAAAAGTCCCTGTCTTATTCATGACCAGTACAGGTTCTCTGGACATTATGCAACAGCCATGATGTG GGTGGCATTTTGTGCCTGGATCATCACTAACATTCTCTTCTCCATGCCAACTATTGTGTATGGAGGCTACATGGCATTGGTCACATCGGCATTCATGATCTTTGGAGTCATCTCATTCGCCACTATACAGAATGTATCGCCATGCATCATTCAGTTTggcccaacaacactgaagactAATTTCAGTGTCTCCTTCTGGCTGACATTAGCAACTG CGTTGCTGTGCTTCATTCTTGGAGTGATTGTAATCATTATGGATCACTGCATCCCAGAGAAACTGAAGACATTCTTCATGCTAAGTGGAGAAGAGGATGATGATCATCAAATGAGCATTGGATTAATTAGCAataactttactgatgatcgtgGCGATGCTGTATATTTAAAG AAAATTAAAAATGGCTTCAAAAACAAGGATTTTGTTGTTTATACCTAA
- the LOC140458436 gene encoding dual oxidase maturation factor 1-like isoform X2, translating into MTLFNGIRPFYPHDRTAFIFAITLLVVILVFLVFTLTLLIILPGIRGKGRVYSFCRIIVSLFVGAVIVVVNFTGDWAAGFARVSTIYKAFSNEAITAEVGLNIGLAGINVTLRGIPENQLNETIDYNESFLWRFTMNYDEQYNNGLNRGLPHPILYIAEKFQSKSPCLIHDQYRFSGHYATAMMWVAFCAWIITNILFSMPTIVYGGYMALVTSAFMIFGVISFATIQNVSPCIIQFGPTTLKTNFSVSFWLTLATALLCFILGVIVIIMDHCIPEKLKTFFMLSGEEDDDHQMSIGLISNNFTDDRGDAVYLKKIKNGFKNKDFVVYT; encoded by the exons ATGACTCTCTTCAATGGAATTCGACCATTCTATCCCCACGACAGAACAGCGTTCATTTTTGCCATCACCTTACTCGTGGTTATCCTGGTATTCCTGGTGTTTACCCTAACGCTGCTCATTATCCTCCCGGGAATCAGAGGGAAAGGG AGAGTTTACTCCTTCTGCAGAATTATTGTAAGCCTTTTTGTTGGAGCTGTTATTGTAG TGGTGAACTTTACTGGTGACTGGGCAGCTGGATTTGCCAGGGTGAGCACAATTTACAAGGCTTTCAGTAATGAGGCAATCACTGCAGAAGTTGGACTCAACATTGGACTGGCAGGAATTAATGTGACTCTGAGAG GAATCCCTGAGAACCAGCTGAATGAAACCATAGACTACAACGAGAGCTTTCTTTGGAGATTTACAATGAATTATGATGAGCAATATAACAATGGGCTTAATCGAGGGCTTCCACATCCAATTTTGTACATTGCTGAGAAGTTTCAGAGCAAAAGTCCCTGTCTTATTCATGACCAGTACAGGTTCTCTGGACATTATGCAACAGCCATGATGTG GGTGGCATTTTGTGCCTGGATCATCACTAACATTCTCTTCTCCATGCCAACTATTGTGTATGGAGGCTACATGGCATTGGTCACATCGGCATTCATGATCTTTGGAGTCATCTCATTCGCCACTATACAGAATGTATCGCCATGCATCATTCAGTTTggcccaacaacactgaagactAATTTCAGTGTCTCCTTCTGGCTGACATTAGCAACTG CGTTGCTGTGCTTCATTCTTGGAGTGATTGTAATCATTATGGATCACTGCATCCCAGAGAAACTGAAGACATTCTTCATGCTAAGTGGAGAAGAGGATGATGATCATCAAATGAGCATTGGATTAATTAGCAataactttactgatgatcgtgGCGATGCTGTATATTTAAAG AAAATTAAAAATGGCTTCAAAAACAAGGATTTTGTTGTTTATACCTAA